Proteins co-encoded in one Leucobacter exalbidus genomic window:
- the thiM gene encoding hydroxyethylthiazole kinase, whose protein sequence is MRTRLTSEQCAQMLDFLRERAPLVQCVTNTVVTNFTANALLALGAAPAMVDVPIEAGQFARIASGVLINLGTPHAEQRTAMLEAAHAAHDAGTPWVLDPVAVGTLTVRTDLARELLALAPTAIRGNASEIIGLAGQGSGGRGVDATDLPETALAAATHLAEATGAVIAISGAVDLITDGTETIRVANGHPLLTQVTGGGCALGAVTAAFLSLTHESAASGGHAPSPRGGLDVLAATAAATAVYTIAAELAAADAEGPGSFGWRFIDRLHDLDAATVAARVRLS, encoded by the coding sequence ATGCGCACGCGTCTAACCTCTGAACAATGCGCCCAAATGCTCGATTTTCTGCGGGAGCGAGCCCCACTCGTGCAGTGCGTCACCAATACGGTGGTGACAAATTTCACCGCGAACGCCCTGCTCGCCTTAGGCGCCGCCCCGGCCATGGTCGACGTGCCCATTGAGGCCGGCCAGTTCGCCCGCATCGCCTCTGGCGTGCTGATCAACCTGGGTACACCCCACGCCGAACAGCGCACCGCCATGCTTGAAGCGGCCCATGCGGCACACGACGCCGGCACCCCGTGGGTGCTCGATCCCGTGGCCGTCGGCACGTTGACGGTGCGCACCGATCTCGCCCGCGAACTGCTCGCACTGGCACCCACCGCCATTCGCGGCAATGCCTCAGAGATCATCGGACTAGCAGGCCAGGGGAGCGGCGGCCGCGGCGTCGACGCCACCGATCTTCCCGAGACCGCGCTCGCCGCAGCCACTCACCTGGCCGAGGCGACCGGCGCGGTGATTGCCATCTCGGGCGCGGTCGATCTGATCACCGATGGCACTGAAACCATCAGGGTCGCGAACGGCCACCCGCTGCTTACGCAGGTCACCGGGGGCGGTTGCGCACTCGGCGCGGTCACGGCGGCATTCCTGTCGCTCACACACGAGAGCGCAGCATCGGGCGGCCACGCGCCTAGCCCGCGTGGTGGGCTGGATGTGCTCGCCGCAACGGCGGCCGCGACCGCCGTGTATACAATTGCCGCCGAGCTCGCTGCGGCAGATGCAGAGGGCCCCGGCAGTTTCGGGTGGCGGTTCATCGACCGGCTGCACGATCTTGACGCCGCAACCGTCGCAGCGCGGGTGAGGCTGTCATGA
- the thiE gene encoding thiamine phosphate synthase: protein MSAPNDSVSDISVPDASARAIDLSIYLVTDEALCGERGVVQTAIDAVAGGATTVQLRHKNASDEQLLETLLQLAHAISDRATLLVNDRVDVFTRAKALGAAVHGVHVGQGDLDPRAVRALIGEDAILGLSADSAAHLAAVRALPAGTADYLGVGAVRATSTKPDHPPVLGIDGFAAVTAQAALPCVAIGGIGLADAQPLRRVGAAGIAVVSAICAATDAREAAAQLREEWSA from the coding sequence ATGAGTGCACCAAACGATTCAGTGTCGGATATCTCAGTGCCAGATGCCTCAGCGCGCGCCATCGATCTCTCGATCTACCTCGTCACCGATGAGGCCCTGTGTGGTGAGCGCGGGGTGGTGCAGACCGCGATCGACGCCGTTGCGGGCGGGGCCACCACGGTGCAGCTGCGCCACAAAAACGCCTCAGATGAGCAGCTGCTCGAGACCCTGCTGCAGCTCGCACACGCAATAAGCGACCGGGCGACCCTGCTCGTGAACGACCGCGTCGACGTCTTCACCCGTGCGAAAGCCCTGGGGGCTGCGGTGCACGGCGTACACGTGGGGCAGGGAGACCTCGACCCTCGCGCCGTGCGGGCGCTGATCGGCGAGGACGCCATTCTCGGGCTGAGCGCAGACAGTGCGGCCCACCTCGCCGCGGTGCGCGCGCTACCGGCGGGCACCGCCGACTACCTCGGGGTGGGGGCGGTGCGCGCCACCTCCACCAAACCCGACCATCCGCCGGTGCTCGGCATCGACGGCTTTGCAGCGGTCACCGCGCAGGCAGCACTGCCGTGCGTGGCGATCGGCGGCATCGGCCTGGCCGACGCACAGCCCCTGCGACGTGTGGGCGCGGCAGGCATCGCCGTCGTCTCGGCAATCTGCGCCGCGACAGACGCCCGCGAAGCCGCGGCCCAGCTACGTGAGGAGTGGAGCGCATGA
- the thiD gene encoding bifunctional hydroxymethylpyrimidine kinase/phosphomethylpyrimidine kinase gives MTQIPRVLSIAGTDPTGGAGIHADLKSIAANGGYGMAAVTVLVAQNTRGVRATHAPPASFLTSQLDAVSDDVTIDAVKIGMLGDTAIIDAVADWLTRVPPPIVVLDPVMIATSDDRLLDETAEGSLRALVPRVDLVTPNLPELAILLDEPVARDWAHALDQGERLAQDTGTRVLVKGGHLAGMACPDALVGAGEAPFVLDGIRINTPHTHGTGCSMSAALATRLAVHGDWRRALTETKAWLTDSIQSAAELRVGAGHGPINHFHALWSAAQAPQITHTTHVSHAMQTNEGSRS, from the coding sequence ATGACCCAGATACCCCGCGTGCTGAGCATCGCCGGCACCGACCCCACGGGCGGCGCCGGCATCCACGCCGACCTGAAAAGCATCGCCGCGAACGGTGGCTACGGCATGGCCGCCGTCACCGTGCTCGTCGCGCAGAATACCCGCGGCGTGCGCGCCACCCATGCGCCACCAGCCTCATTTCTCACTTCTCAGCTCGACGCGGTGAGTGATGACGTCACCATTGACGCCGTCAAAATCGGCATGCTCGGCGACACCGCCATCATCGATGCCGTGGCTGACTGGCTGACCCGGGTCCCCCCGCCGATCGTCGTGCTTGATCCGGTGATGATCGCCACGAGCGACGACCGCCTGCTCGACGAGACCGCCGAGGGCTCCCTGCGCGCCCTCGTGCCCCGGGTCGATCTCGTCACGCCCAACCTGCCCGAACTTGCCATCTTGCTCGACGAACCCGTCGCCCGCGACTGGGCGCACGCCCTCGACCAAGGGGAGCGGCTCGCCCAAGACACCGGCACCCGCGTGCTCGTCAAGGGCGGGCATCTCGCAGGCATGGCCTGCCCCGATGCGCTCGTGGGCGCGGGCGAAGCGCCGTTTGTGCTCGACGGGATCCGGATCAACACCCCGCACACCCACGGCACCGGGTGCTCGATGTCGGCCGCGCTCGCCACACGCCTCGCCGTGCACGGCGACTGGCGGCGCGCGCTCACCGAAACCAAAGCCTGGCTCACCGACAGCATTCAGTCGGCGGCCGAGCTGCGGGTCGGCGCAGGCCACGGGCCCATCAACCACTTCCACGCGCTCTGGAGCGCGGCCCAGGCGCCGCAAATAACGCACACCACTCATGTATCTCACGCAATGCAGACCAACGAAGGTTCACGCTCATGA
- a CDS encoding 3-oxoacyl-ACP reductase → MTDTTPLPASLPISEQTVLVTGGGRGVGTHLVRAFAQQGARVIINYRSSHAAATALAAELEVEHGAGRVIALEADVTDREAVDRIVADATAHFGTEITTVVSNALPAFSFNGDDRPKAADIGWDDVAAQFEGTVRGALNTVQAVLPGMRARGFGRVITVGTNLFQHPVVPYHDYTAAKAALLSLTRTLAHDLGPDGITVNMISGGLLRTTDASAATPDAVFEYIAAASPLRRVTTPREFADAALFFASEWSRAVTGQNLVVDGGLVNN, encoded by the coding sequence ATGACTGACACCACCCCGCTTCCCGCATCCCTCCCCATCTCCGAACAAACCGTGCTCGTCACCGGCGGCGGCCGCGGCGTCGGCACCCACCTCGTGCGCGCCTTCGCCCAGCAGGGCGCTCGCGTCATCATCAACTACCGCAGCAGCCACGCAGCAGCGACGGCGCTCGCCGCAGAACTCGAAGTAGAGCACGGCGCGGGCCGCGTGATTGCACTGGAGGCAGATGTGACCGACCGTGAGGCGGTCGACCGGATCGTGGCTGATGCCACCGCGCACTTTGGCACCGAAATTACCACGGTGGTGAGTAACGCGTTGCCCGCGTTCTCGTTCAACGGCGATGACCGACCCAAGGCAGCAGACATCGGCTGGGATGACGTGGCTGCGCAGTTTGAGGGCACCGTGCGCGGGGCCCTCAACACGGTGCAGGCGGTGCTGCCCGGCATGCGTGCGCGAGGATTTGGGCGCGTCATTACCGTGGGCACGAATCTGTTTCAGCACCCGGTGGTGCCGTACCACGACTACACCGCGGCGAAAGCGGCGCTGCTCTCACTCACCCGCACACTGGCGCACGATCTCGGGCCCGACGGCATCACGGTGAACATGATTTCTGGTGGGCTGTTGCGCACGACCGACGCGAGCGCCGCCACCCCTGACGCCGTGTTCGAATACATTGCCGCCGCCAGCCCGCTGCGCAGGGTGACGACGCCGCGCGAATTCGCTGACGCGGCGCTGTTCTTCGCCTCAGAGTGGTCGCGGGCCGTCACCGGTCAGAACCTGGTGGTCGATGGCGGGCTCGTGAATAACTGA
- a CDS encoding TetR/AcrR family transcriptional regulator, with translation MTFTAPALGRRERNKLEKLERITAAATELFATHSVDEVTTQQIADKADIGAGTLFLYAKTKGELLLLVQNAHYAQALAAGQAAAAKLTDPLDALLAIVTPVVRCNRVQIENGRTYLREMVFGDPGEPHHAEALSIVARTKQAYAEVLTRGGAVTDDTARTLAHVISSITFLTMASGAHLHPSTDAVIADIRTQIAAVLPQ, from the coding sequence ATGACGTTCACAGCACCCGCGCTGGGTCGGCGCGAACGCAACAAACTCGAAAAACTCGAACGCATCACCGCTGCCGCCACCGAACTCTTCGCCACCCACAGCGTCGACGAGGTCACCACACAACAGATCGCCGACAAAGCCGATATCGGCGCGGGCACCCTCTTCCTCTACGCCAAAACCAAGGGTGAGCTGCTGCTGCTCGTACAAAACGCCCACTACGCCCAGGCGCTCGCCGCAGGGCAGGCCGCGGCCGCAAAGCTCACCGACCCGCTTGATGCGCTGCTCGCCATCGTCACCCCCGTCGTGCGCTGCAACCGGGTCCAGATCGAGAACGGGCGCACCTACCTGCGTGAAATGGTGTTCGGCGACCCGGGCGAACCGCACCACGCCGAGGCGCTGAGCATCGTCGCCCGCACCAAGCAGGCGTACGCCGAGGTACTCACCCGCGGTGGCGCGGTGACCGATGACACCGCGCGCACCCTCGCCCACGTCATCTCGTCGATCACGTTTCTCACCATGGCCAGCGGCGCGCATCTGCACCCCTCAACCGACGCGGTGATCGCAGATATTCGCACCCAGATCGCGGCGGTGCTGCCGCAATAG
- a CDS encoding alkene reductase — MTSSSLWTPFTLGRMQLEHRLAMAPMTRNRADVDGTPSDLMVDYYGQRAGLGLIITEGTQPSADGQGYLNTPGIYTPEHVAGWSKVADAVHEKGGHLFIQLMHAGRVSHPDNTPHHRQPVAPSAIAPGEDSHTPTGVQPIPVPRALGTEEIADVIAEFRHAAASAIAAGADGVEIHAANGYLLHQFLSPNSNERTDSYGGSIENRARIVIEIAQAVADEIGADRTGIRISPALPLGGLNEGEVEAVRAQYRYLVGELANLNLAYLHVHHIGDDELLRSFREVWPTAVLVVRYGRGRDQIAADIDANFADIAPIGRFALANPDLVERLRTDAPLNEVDPATLYGGGEAGYTDYPALATA, encoded by the coding sequence ATGACCTCCTCTTCACTGTGGACACCATTTACCCTGGGCCGCATGCAGCTCGAGCACCGTCTCGCCATGGCGCCGATGACGCGCAACCGCGCCGACGTTGATGGCACCCCGAGTGACCTGATGGTCGACTACTACGGGCAGCGCGCCGGCCTGGGCCTTATTATCACCGAGGGCACGCAGCCCTCTGCTGACGGCCAGGGCTACCTGAACACCCCCGGCATCTACACTCCCGAGCATGTTGCGGGCTGGAGCAAGGTCGCCGACGCCGTGCACGAGAAGGGTGGGCACCTGTTCATCCAACTGATGCACGCGGGCCGCGTCTCGCACCCCGATAACACCCCGCACCATCGCCAGCCGGTCGCCCCTTCGGCGATCGCTCCCGGCGAGGATTCACACACCCCCACGGGCGTGCAGCCTATTCCGGTGCCCCGCGCACTGGGCACCGAGGAGATCGCTGATGTGATTGCCGAGTTCCGTCACGCGGCTGCCTCGGCCATCGCTGCGGGTGCCGACGGCGTCGAGATTCACGCCGCGAACGGCTACCTGCTGCACCAGTTCCTGTCGCCCAACTCGAACGAGCGCACCGACTCCTACGGCGGATCAATTGAGAACCGCGCCCGCATCGTGATCGAGATCGCGCAGGCCGTGGCCGACGAAATCGGCGCCGACCGCACCGGCATTCGCATCTCGCCGGCACTGCCGCTCGGTGGCCTCAACGAGGGCGAGGTAGAAGCCGTGCGTGCCCAGTACCGCTACCTCGTCGGCGAGCTCGCCAACCTCAATCTCGCGTACCTCCACGTGCACCACATCGGTGACGATGAGCTGTTGCGTTCGTTCCGCGAGGTGTGGCCGACCGCCGTGCTCGTGGTGCGTTATGGCCGTGGCCGCGACCAGATCGCCGCCGACATTGACGCGAACTTCGCCGACATTGCGCCGATTGGTCGCTTCGCACTCGCTAACCCCGATCTGGTGGAGCGCCTGCGCACCGACGCCCCGCTGAACGAGGTCGACCC